A genome region from Brassica oleracea var. oleracea cultivar TO1000 chromosome C2, BOL, whole genome shotgun sequence includes the following:
- the LOC106326118 gene encoding elicitor peptide 4-like: MMSDLNSILMIRLVSSKHTIRRKKEEMESKGRTESGVFSYVYIPFSFIHEILQSLFVKFLGVRSPPSNFPISEEEEVTEVVEVSSRKVSSQLEYSSGKPGGTNMSRG, from the exons ATGATGAGTGACTTGAACTCTATATTAATGATCCGATTAGTCTCTTCTAAGCACACAATTAGAAGAAAGAAAGAAGAGATGGAGAGCAAAGGAAGAACAGAAAGTGGAGTTTTTTCTTACGTCTACATCCCTTTTAGTTTCATCCACGAGATTCTACAATCTCTTTTCGTTAAGTTTCTTGGTGTAAGATCGCCTCCTAGTAATTTTCCG ATATCGGAAGAAGAGGAAGTGACAGAGGTTGTGGAAGTGTCATCCAGGAAAGTTTCGTCGCAGCTGGAATATAGTTCCGGCAAGCCTGGAGGAACCAACATGTCGCGTGGCTAA
- the LOC106323157 gene encoding KNR4/SMI1 homolog 2-like, translating to MKKGAKRRGASKAGREDAVAERQNDEVVAESLEESQQPKEEAEAKEEENQENGEEDKEVDEVKDEEVEGEDKKKKKPVRGGGKRKRATKKGIEVKARVSKPQEEPEYFEDERKLLVDCSIAQLVPFKGANKILHVPAVVAVESPFPPSDKIGITSVQREVEEIIPMKTMEMDWLPYIPVDKSVLH from the exons ATGAAGAAAGGAGCTAAGAGAAGAGGCGCTTCAAAAGCCGGACGCGAGGATGCTGTCGCAGAGCGTCAGAACGACGAGGTGGTTGCCGAGTCTCTCGAGGAGAGTCAACAGCCTAAGGAAGAAGCAGAGGCGAAGGAGGAGGAGAATCAAGAGAACGGAGAGGAAGATAAGGAGGTTGATGAGGTGAAGGACGAGGAAGTAGAGGGAGAAGATAAGAAGAAGAAGAAGCCTGTTCGTGGTGGTGGTAAGCGAAAGAGAGCCACGAAGAAGGGAATCGAAGTGAAAGCACGAGTGAGCAAACCACAGGAAGAGCCTGAGTACTTCGAGGATGAGCGTAAACTATTGGTGGATTGCTCTATAG CCCAGTTAGTCCCATTCAAAGGTGCAAACAAGATTCTCCATGTCCCAGCAGTTGTTGCT GTTGAATCACCCTTCCCACCTTCTGATAAGATTGGAATCACGTCGGTTCAGAGAGAAGTGGAGGAAATCATTCCAATGAAGACGATGGAGATGGACTGGCTTCCTTACATTCCAGTTGACAAAAGTGTACTTCATTAG
- the LOC106326342 gene encoding uncharacterized protein LOC106326342 gives MDFQIFVLGCTRRSRAALRHMKEDLVKKYEYCLPYFYQPFTEDELEQNTEVQIMFPSEPPVVCEFDWELDELEEFVDKLIEDEALASEQKDEFKEYVKEQVRAAKKANREAREARRKAIEDMSEETKLAFQSMKFYKFYPLPSPETPDVSGVKSRFINRYYGKAHEVL, from the exons ATGGACTTTCAAATTTTTGTCTTGGGCTGTACCCGGAGGAG CAGAGCTGCTCTCAGACACATGAAGGAAGATCTCGTCAAGAAGTACGAGTATTGCCTTCCTT ATTTCTATCAGCCATTTACGGAAGATGAACTGGAACAGAATACTGAGGTTCAAATAATGTTCCCCTCTGAACCGCCG GTTGTGTGTGAGTTTGACTGGGAGCTTGACGAACTTGAG GAATTTGTGGATAAATTGATTGAAGATGAAGCCTTAGCTTCAGAACAGAAGGATGAATTCAAA GAATATGTAAAAGAGCAAGTTCGAGCTGCAAAGAAAGCTAATAGAGAG GCCAGAGAAGCTCGAAGGAAAGCAATTGAAGATATGAGCGAAGAGACTAAACTAGCCTTCCAAAGCATGAAGTTCTACAAATTCTACCCTCTGCCTTCGCCAGAAACACCAGATGTCTCTGGCGTCAAG TCGCGGTTCATTAACAGATACTATGGGAAGGCTCATGAAGTCCTTTGA
- the LOC106319819 gene encoding transcription factor TGA4 isoform X2: MNTTSTHFVPPRRFEIYETTLNQVSMWEENFKNNGGIYIPNSIIIPTDAKQDSLSDDTSHGTPHKFDQEASTSRHPDKTQRRLAQNREAARKSRLRKKAYVQQLETSRLKLIHLEQELDRARQQGFYEGNRVDTNALGFSVKMSSAFEMEYGHWVEEQNRQISELRTVLQGQVSDVELRLLVDNAMKHYFQLFRMKSAAAKIDVFYIMSGMWKTSAERFFMWIGGFRPSELLKVLLPHFDPLMDQQVLDVCNLRQSCQQAEDAVSQGMEKLQHTLTDSVAAGNLGEGSYIPQITCAMERLEALVSFVDQADHLRHETLQQMHRILTTRQAARGLLALGEYFQRLRALSSSWATRQREPT, encoded by the exons ATGAATACAACTTCAACACATTTTGTTCCTCCGAGGAGATTTGAAATCTACGAGACTACTCTCAACCAAGTCAGTATGTGGGAAGAGAATTTCAAGAACAATGGAGGCATCTATATACCTAACTCTATCATCATCCCCACAGATGCAAAACAAGACAGCTTG TCAGACGACACTTCTCATGGAACTCCTCACAAGTTTGACCAAGAAGCTTCCACATCTAGACATCCTGACAAA ACACAGAGACGGCTTGCACAGAACCGCGAGGCAGCTAGGAAAAGTCGTTTGCGCAAAAAA GCTTACGTTCAGCAGCTAGAGACAAGCAGGTTGAAGCTAATTCATTTAGAGCAAGAACTTGATCGTGCTAGACAACAAGGTTTCTATGAAGGGAACCGAGTAGATACTAATGCTCTTGGTTTCTCAGTCAAGATGAGCTCAG CATTTGAGATGGAATATGGACACTGGGTGGAAGAACAGAACAGGCAAATAAGCGAGCTGAGAACCGTTTTACAAGGACAAGTTAGTGATGTAGAGCTTCGTTTGCTAGTTGACAATGCCATGAAGCATTACTTTCAACTCTTCCGAATGAAGTCAGCAGCTGCAAAGATCGATGTCTTCTACATCATGTCCGGAATGTGGAAAACTTCAGCAGAGAGGTTTTTCATGTGGATAGGTGGGTTTAGACCCTCAGAGCTTCTCAAG GTTCTGTTACCACATTTTGATCCTTTGATGGATCAACAAGTATTGGATGTGTGTAATCTGAGGCAATCATGTCAACAAGCTGAAGATGCTGTATCTCAAGGTATGGAGAAGCTGCAACATACGTTAACAGATAGTGTAGCAGCGGGGAATCTCGGTGAAGGAAGTTATATTCCTCAGATAACTTGTGCTATGGAGAGATTGGAAGCTTTGGTCAGTTTTGTGGATCAG GCTGATCATCTTAGACATGAGACATTGCAACAGATGCATCGGATCTTAACCACTAGACAAGCGGCTAGAGGATTGTTAGCGTTAGGTGAGTATTTCCAACGGTTAAGAGCTTTAAGCTCGAGTTGGGCAACTCGGCAACGTGAACCAACGTAA
- the LOC106319819 gene encoding transcription factor TGA4 isoform X1 — translation MNTTSTHFVPPRRFEIYETTLNQVSMWEENFKNNGGIYIPNSIIIPTDAKQDSLSDDTSHGTPHKFDQEASTSRHPDKTQRRLAQNREAARKSRLRKKAYVQQLETSRLKLIHLEQELDRARQQGFYEGNRVDTNALGFSVKMSSGIVAFEMEYGHWVEEQNRQISELRTVLQGQVSDVELRLLVDNAMKHYFQLFRMKSAAAKIDVFYIMSGMWKTSAERFFMWIGGFRPSELLKVLLPHFDPLMDQQVLDVCNLRQSCQQAEDAVSQGMEKLQHTLTDSVAAGNLGEGSYIPQITCAMERLEALVSFVDQADHLRHETLQQMHRILTTRQAARGLLALGEYFQRLRALSSSWATRQREPT, via the exons ATGAATACAACTTCAACACATTTTGTTCCTCCGAGGAGATTTGAAATCTACGAGACTACTCTCAACCAAGTCAGTATGTGGGAAGAGAATTTCAAGAACAATGGAGGCATCTATATACCTAACTCTATCATCATCCCCACAGATGCAAAACAAGACAGCTTG TCAGACGACACTTCTCATGGAACTCCTCACAAGTTTGACCAAGAAGCTTCCACATCTAGACATCCTGACAAA ACACAGAGACGGCTTGCACAGAACCGCGAGGCAGCTAGGAAAAGTCGTTTGCGCAAAAAA GCTTACGTTCAGCAGCTAGAGACAAGCAGGTTGAAGCTAATTCATTTAGAGCAAGAACTTGATCGTGCTAGACAACAAGGTTTCTATGAAGGGAACCGAGTAGATACTAATGCTCTTGGTTTCTCAGTCAAGATGAGCTCAG GGATTGTAGCATTTGAGATGGAATATGGACACTGGGTGGAAGAACAGAACAGGCAAATAAGCGAGCTGAGAACCGTTTTACAAGGACAAGTTAGTGATGTAGAGCTTCGTTTGCTAGTTGACAATGCCATGAAGCATTACTTTCAACTCTTCCGAATGAAGTCAGCAGCTGCAAAGATCGATGTCTTCTACATCATGTCCGGAATGTGGAAAACTTCAGCAGAGAGGTTTTTCATGTGGATAGGTGGGTTTAGACCCTCAGAGCTTCTCAAG GTTCTGTTACCACATTTTGATCCTTTGATGGATCAACAAGTATTGGATGTGTGTAATCTGAGGCAATCATGTCAACAAGCTGAAGATGCTGTATCTCAAGGTATGGAGAAGCTGCAACATACGTTAACAGATAGTGTAGCAGCGGGGAATCTCGGTGAAGGAAGTTATATTCCTCAGATAACTTGTGCTATGGAGAGATTGGAAGCTTTGGTCAGTTTTGTGGATCAG GCTGATCATCTTAGACATGAGACATTGCAACAGATGCATCGGATCTTAACCACTAGACAAGCGGCTAGAGGATTGTTAGCGTTAGGTGAGTATTTCCAACGGTTAAGAGCTTTAAGCTCGAGTTGGGCAACTCGGCAACGTGAACCAACGTAA